Proteins encoded in a region of the Rothia mucilaginosa genome:
- a CDS encoding S8 family serine peptidase, producing MALSPLAALGTTAHAAEDPDAVKQVLSESMKNASGTVTAFVRFKGKGAFEQTQPAGVRAGVQAPVNTSSQVQAIASQVQSQAQQVSSQSGAQVLYTTHNAVRGVAVRGDAESIKALANRSDVEKISPILPKYRQNAGAAIDAGSLATWTGTTNPAGAGGYTGKGVKIAVIDSGIDYTHTDFGGSGKLEDYEKASKLTELPSADSGLINRTKVAGGYDLVGDAYDGTNTATPDGNPLDCTTGGHGTHVAGTAAGYGVNADGSTFTGDYSKLTAEQLKTMKIGPGVAPDAEIYAFRVFGCSGSTNVVIEALDRTLDPNGDGDFSDRANVVNMSLGGEFSPQDDPEAYAVDALTRAGVLSVISAGNANDYSLRGDTYSNSGHPATAASAITVANAYGSTRAVDAAELTDPATGTTRKVRGDYSVSYPWAQAGSKEFTGEVTAISENNRYACNALSATEAAAVKGKWVLIDWAEANGDLTCGSKVRFDNLEAAGAKGVLLAGHDEEPGLGIAGNDTLPGFRLAASAAKDLRAQITAAEAAGKPLTVRLGNDLKSSLRVDTDKLDQLNPMSARGFHGSYGYTKPDIAAPGSYITSAAVATGNNSVTFSGTSMAAPYVTGSAALVMQSHPTYTPAQVKSALMNTATHDVRTESGAAYAVDRVGAGRVDTLAAVQSKSLVYNADKSGTVSLSFGVLEYAPDAGVQTLTREVTVENTDSVAHTYALSYAESTNIPGVEYSFPSSVTLAPGETKKFELSVRIDPAKLEKTRDPAMDVTQNATDYYTGNETVPPQYRQYIASASGRLVLTEDGTKALRLPIHVAPKPVSTMHAAEDTVTFTQKPSSDEAQKADTGWTKSQISLRGTEVNQGGYRSLLGAFEYGASVDRVAPTSLSLNSNVKANLQYVGASSDAPTLKAAGGNADDGTLRFGISTWANWDVVSYENTFTVEIDTDGNNRADYKLVTDRAKGLDYPLVRLYGYKNGNLVELAYYPLNGAWGDVDTNMMDTNTLIMGAPLKDLGLTSANNPDIQYRVSATTQYEWGNVSETGWIKYRPFSPKLWFSGDSSAVAGLHPDASTTTLMAHRSADAIPALGESGAPAKALLLHLHNGTGDLSGTNGAKGNRAEVLSIKEQQTEYITPSRFTDVKSGDQFYTEISWLAQRRITTGYPDGTYRPLESVERGAMAAFFYRMQGSPQFTAPSTPSFKDVPTTHPFYKEIEWMKAQGITTGYSDGTFRPSAPVNRDAMAAFFYRAAGSPHVDLPATSHFSDVSTDNQFYREITWLASKGISTGWPDGTYRPVTPIARDAMAAFIYRYTEKVANQTGR from the coding sequence ACACCAGCTCACAGGTGCAGGCAATCGCCTCCCAGGTGCAGAGCCAGGCACAGCAGGTCAGCAGCCAGTCCGGCGCGCAGGTCCTCTACACCACCCACAACGCAGTACGCGGCGTGGCAGTGCGCGGTGACGCAGAGTCCATCAAGGCACTCGCCAACCGCTCCGACGTAGAGAAAATCTCGCCCATCCTGCCCAAGTACCGCCAGAACGCGGGCGCCGCTATTGACGCAGGCTCCCTCGCCACCTGGACCGGCACCACCAACCCCGCCGGCGCGGGCGGATACACCGGCAAGGGCGTGAAGATCGCCGTCATCGACTCCGGCATCGACTACACCCACACCGACTTCGGTGGTAGCGGCAAGCTCGAAGACTACGAGAAGGCATCCAAGCTCACCGAGTTGCCCTCCGCAGACTCCGGCCTCATCAACCGCACCAAGGTTGCTGGCGGCTACGACCTCGTTGGTGACGCCTACGACGGCACCAACACCGCAACCCCCGACGGCAACCCGCTCGACTGCACCACCGGCGGCCACGGCACCCACGTGGCAGGCACCGCGGCAGGCTACGGCGTGAACGCCGACGGCTCGACCTTCACCGGCGACTACAGCAAGCTCACCGCAGAGCAGCTCAAGACCATGAAGATCGGCCCCGGTGTCGCCCCCGACGCTGAAATCTACGCCTTCCGCGTCTTCGGCTGCAGCGGCAGCACCAACGTCGTCATTGAGGCACTCGACCGCACCCTCGACCCCAACGGTGACGGCGACTTCTCCGACCGCGCGAACGTGGTCAACATGTCCCTCGGTGGCGAATTCTCCCCGCAGGACGACCCCGAAGCCTACGCCGTTGACGCACTCACCCGCGCCGGCGTGCTCTCCGTCATCTCCGCGGGTAACGCCAACGACTACAGCCTGCGCGGCGACACCTACTCCAACTCCGGTCACCCCGCCACCGCAGCCAGCGCAATCACCGTAGCTAACGCCTACGGCTCCACCCGCGCCGTCGATGCGGCAGAGCTGACCGACCCCGCCACCGGCACCACCCGCAAGGTACGCGGCGACTACAGCGTCTCCTACCCCTGGGCACAGGCAGGTAGCAAGGAATTCACCGGTGAAGTCACCGCAATCTCCGAGAACAACCGCTACGCCTGCAACGCCCTCAGCGCTACTGAAGCGGCAGCTGTAAAGGGCAAGTGGGTGCTCATCGACTGGGCTGAAGCTAACGGTGACCTCACCTGCGGCTCCAAGGTGCGCTTCGACAACCTGGAGGCGGCAGGCGCCAAGGGCGTACTGCTTGCAGGCCATGACGAAGAGCCCGGCCTGGGTATTGCCGGTAACGACACCCTGCCCGGTTTCCGCCTGGCAGCATCCGCCGCTAAGGACCTGCGCGCACAGATCACCGCAGCAGAAGCGGCAGGCAAGCCCCTGACCGTGCGCCTCGGCAACGACCTGAAGTCCTCCCTGCGCGTGGACACCGACAAGCTGGATCAGCTGAACCCCATGAGTGCCCGCGGCTTCCACGGCAGCTACGGCTACACCAAGCCCGACATTGCGGCACCCGGCTCGTACATCACCTCCGCGGCGGTGGCGACCGGTAACAACTCCGTGACCTTCAGCGGCACCTCCATGGCGGCACCCTACGTGACCGGCTCCGCCGCCCTGGTCATGCAGAGCCACCCGACCTACACCCCCGCACAGGTCAAGTCCGCCCTCATGAACACCGCCACCCACGATGTGCGCACCGAATCCGGTGCCGCATACGCGGTGGATCGCGTGGGTGCTGGACGAGTCGACACCCTCGCTGCCGTGCAGTCGAAGTCCCTCGTCTACAACGCTGACAAGAGCGGTACCGTGTCCCTGAGCTTCGGCGTGCTTGAGTACGCACCGGATGCTGGCGTTCAGACCCTCACCCGCGAGGTGACGGTTGAGAACACCGACTCTGTGGCGCACACCTACGCTCTGTCCTACGCTGAAAGCACTAATATTCCCGGTGTGGAATATTCCTTCCCCTCCTCGGTCACCCTCGCACCCGGTGAGACCAAGAAGTTCGAACTGAGCGTGCGCATCGACCCGGCCAAGCTGGAGAAGACCCGTGACCCGGCAATGGACGTAACCCAGAACGCAACTGACTACTACACCGGCAACGAAACTGTACCCCCACAGTACCGTCAGTACATTGCGAGCGCATCCGGCCGACTCGTCCTCACTGAAGACGGCACCAAGGCACTGCGCCTGCCCATCCACGTGGCACCCAAGCCCGTGAGCACCATGCACGCTGCCGAAGACACCGTCACCTTCACCCAGAAGCCCTCTAGCGACGAGGCACAGAAGGCAGACACCGGCTGGACCAAGTCCCAGATTTCGCTGCGCGGCACCGAGGTCAACCAGGGCGGCTACCGCTCCCTGCTCGGTGCTTTCGAGTACGGTGCGAGCGTGGACCGTGTGGCTCCCACCTCGCTGTCGCTGAACAGCAACGTTAAGGCGAACCTGCAGTACGTTGGTGCTTCCTCGGATGCGCCCACGCTGAAGGCTGCCGGCGGCAACGCCGATGACGGCACCCTGCGCTTCGGTATCTCCACCTGGGCGAACTGGGATGTTGTCTCCTACGAGAACACCTTCACCGTAGAAATCGACACCGACGGTAACAACCGTGCCGACTACAAGCTGGTCACCGACCGAGCTAAGGGCCTGGACTACCCGCTGGTTCGCCTCTACGGCTACAAGAACGGCAACCTCGTTGAGCTCGCCTACTACCCGCTCAACGGCGCCTGGGGTGATGTGGACACCAACATGATGGACACCAACACCCTCATCATGGGTGCACCCCTCAAGGACCTGGGCCTGACCAGTGCAAACAACCCGGACATCCAGTACCGAGTTAGCGCAACCACCCAGTACGAGTGGGGTAACGTCAGCGAAACCGGCTGGATCAAGTACCGCCCCTTCAGCCCCAAGCTGTGGTTCAGCGGCGACTCCTCCGCCGTGGCTGGCCTGCACCCGGATGCCTCCACCACCACCCTGATGGCGCACCGCTCCGCTGACGCGATCCCCGCGCTCGGTGAATCCGGCGCACCCGCCAAGGCGCTGCTGCTGCACCTGCACAACGGTACCGGCGACCTCTCCGGCACCAACGGCGCCAAGGGCAACCGCGCCGAGGTGCTGAGCATCAAGGAGCAGCAGACCGAGTACATTACTCCGTCCCGCTTCACCGATGTGAAGAGCGGCGACCAGTTCTACACCGAAATTTCTTGGCTGGCTCAGCGTCGCATCACCACCGGCTACCCGGACGGCACCTACCGCCCGCTGGAGTCCGTGGAACGTGGCGCAATGGCGGCGTTCTTCTACCGCATGCAGGGTTCCCCGCAGTTCACTGCCCCCTCCACTCCGAGCTTCAAGGACGTGCCCACCACGCACCCCTTCTACAAGGAGATTGAGTGGATGAAGGCTCAGGGCATCACCACCGGCTACTCGGACGGCACGTTCCGCCCCTCCGCACCGGTGAACCGTGACGCCATGGCTGCGTTCTTCTACCGTGCAGCGGGTTCCCCGCACGTGGACCTGCCCGCAACCAGCCACTTCAGCGATGTTTCCACCGATAACCAGTTCTACCGTGAAATCACGTGGCTGGCTTCGAAGGGCATCAGCACCGGCTGGCCGGACGGAACCTACCGCCCGGTGACTCCCATTGCCCGCGACGCAATGGCGGCGTTCATCTACCGCTACACCGAGAAGGTTGCTAACCAGACCGGCCGCTAG
- a CDS encoding S8 family serine peptidase, translating into MTTPHAPRRRMKAVGATGLSAALALTLGVPATFSVAHAQSPQQVEGNTASASGNAASRISPGLQKAEGQITVYVQFKGKGAYEQTQSAAVLARKEAPANRQAQVQAIAAQVQSQAQSVAAASGSKLMYTTHNAMRGAAITGDAAQIRALAERPDVERISPIIAKERMNSGSEIDTKTLATWTRENTGYTGKGVKIAIVDSGVDYTHADFGGPGTVDSYLKAKAMTELPSADSGLIDRNKFIGGIDLVGDDYNASVAEKSTPQPDNNPLDCRPDGFGSGGHGTHVAGTAAGYGVTANGTTYRGDYKNLTEEQLKGMSIGPGTAPDAQILAIRVFGCYGNSSVVMKALDTVMDPNGDGDFSDRADIVNLSLGGEFAPADDPESYMINTMARQGVFTVAAAGNANNYNGVGDTYSDSGSPANAAAALSVANAYGSTQPIDRVRATTKTGLEWLQGDYSVNFDYSKASADQLRGEVVAAPKRNRYACEAFTAEEAKALKGKWVYFEWDQDDLTFPCGSKVRFDNVQAAGGVGVVMAGKAERYTIGIGGNATIPGLRLTASSTKDLEKALAAGPVTVEMNLDYKASGRSSHSHAFDLNSSSARGQHGSDGFIKPDLAAPGTEIVSAAVGMGNKGVSFTGTSMATPHVTGIAALVMQAHQDYNPQMIKAALMNGASTPIKNEQGAQYAVDRVGTGMVNARAAVDAKVIAYDAKTPERVSTAFGVLEYTPDSGIQTVQREIVLDNTDSQAHTYTLSYEASTTIPGVEYSYPQQVSVGAGERKNVTVTVRIDPSKLEKTMDPAMSADQVAQDWTNGKTLAAGKRQYIASASGRLIFSENGREAIRQSIHVAPKPVSAMRVDASRIDYKGTADKESTVTLRGTTLNQGGYRSLLGAFELGAVSDRIPSGQLKLPSNQSVDLQYVGAASDAPALKAAGKNPNDGSLFFGISTWGTWDSMHWGRQVQVQIDTNNDSTADYVLEVTREKGLDYPLVKVWSISGNASTVVARYPLNSAWGDTDTNIMDTNTMILGVPLKDLGLTAEKAQSIKYTVQTDTWYNEGNSYVDTTSAIEYSPFKPGVWFTGEESGVPGLFVDRDGGQLTVHRKNNNKERQALFLHMHNATGDLSGRKTANGVAAGDRAQVVKVARTIHDARFTDVPADNQFYREITWIAARQIDRGYQDGTFRPLNNMDRATMAAYFYRMSGSPQYTAPSTPSFSDVPLNHPYYKEIEWMKAQGITTGWPDGTYRPEGSVNRDAMAAFFYRYAGSPEYTAPAQARFTDVPTDKQFYREISWLAEQGVTTGWPDGSFRPVEPVHRDAMAAFVYRYSTGVLKESPEI; encoded by the coding sequence ATGACAACGCCTCATGCGCCACGCCGCAGAATGAAGGCTGTCGGTGCGACCGGTTTGAGTGCGGCTCTTGCCCTGACTCTCGGCGTTCCCGCCACTTTCTCTGTAGCTCACGCTCAGAGCCCCCAGCAGGTCGAAGGAAACACTGCGAGCGCGTCCGGTAACGCTGCTTCGCGTATCAGCCCGGGTCTGCAGAAGGCTGAAGGCCAGATCACCGTGTATGTTCAGTTCAAGGGCAAGGGTGCGTATGAGCAGACCCAGTCCGCGGCTGTTCTGGCACGTAAGGAGGCGCCGGCGAACCGTCAGGCGCAGGTGCAGGCTATTGCAGCTCAGGTGCAGTCGCAGGCTCAGTCTGTGGCGGCCGCTTCTGGTTCTAAGCTGATGTACACCACGCATAATGCGATGCGTGGTGCGGCGATTACTGGTGATGCTGCGCAGATTCGTGCGTTGGCGGAGCGCCCGGATGTGGAGCGTATTTCGCCGATTATCGCGAAGGAGCGCATGAACTCCGGTAGCGAGATTGATACGAAGACTCTTGCCACGTGGACTCGTGAGAATACGGGGTACACGGGTAAGGGCGTGAAGATTGCGATCGTTGACTCCGGTGTTGACTATACGCACGCTGATTTTGGTGGCCCCGGTACGGTGGATTCGTACCTGAAGGCTAAGGCGATGACGGAGCTTCCGTCCGCTGATTCGGGTCTGATTGATCGTAATAAGTTCATTGGCGGCATTGACCTGGTCGGTGATGACTACAATGCGTCGGTGGCTGAGAAGTCGACTCCGCAGCCGGATAATAACCCGCTGGATTGCCGCCCGGATGGTTTCGGTTCTGGCGGTCACGGCACGCACGTGGCGGGTACTGCCGCCGGTTACGGTGTGACGGCGAACGGTACGACTTACCGTGGCGATTACAAGAACCTGACGGAGGAGCAGCTGAAGGGCATGTCTATTGGCCCCGGTACTGCTCCTGATGCTCAGATTTTGGCGATTCGCGTGTTCGGTTGCTACGGCAATTCGAGTGTTGTGATGAAGGCGCTTGATACCGTGATGGACCCGAATGGTGACGGTGATTTCTCTGACCGCGCCGACATTGTGAACCTGTCGCTCGGTGGCGAGTTTGCCCCGGCTGACGACCCTGAGTCGTACATGATTAATACGATGGCGCGCCAGGGTGTGTTCACTGTGGCCGCTGCCGGTAACGCCAATAACTACAACGGTGTGGGTGACACCTACTCCGATTCGGGTAGCCCCGCGAATGCGGCTGCGGCGCTGTCGGTGGCGAACGCCTACGGCTCCACTCAGCCGATTGACCGTGTCCGCGCGACCACGAAGACTGGTTTGGAGTGGTTGCAGGGTGATTACTCGGTGAACTTCGATTATTCGAAGGCGTCCGCTGATCAGCTGCGCGGTGAGGTTGTTGCCGCACCGAAGCGTAACCGTTACGCTTGCGAGGCTTTCACCGCTGAAGAGGCGAAGGCTTTGAAGGGTAAGTGGGTTTACTTCGAGTGGGATCAGGACGATTTGACGTTCCCGTGCGGTTCGAAGGTGCGTTTCGATAACGTTCAGGCTGCCGGCGGTGTTGGTGTGGTGATGGCCGGTAAGGCTGAGCGCTACACCATCGGCATTGGTGGTAATGCGACCATTCCGGGTCTGCGTCTGACTGCTTCTTCGACGAAGGACCTGGAGAAGGCTCTGGCAGCCGGTCCGGTGACCGTTGAGATGAACCTGGACTACAAGGCTTCAGGTCGTAGCTCCCACTCGCACGCTTTTGACCTGAATTCTTCGAGTGCTCGCGGTCAGCACGGTTCTGATGGCTTCATTAAGCCTGACCTTGCGGCGCCGGGTACTGAGATTGTCTCTGCCGCTGTGGGCATGGGTAATAAGGGTGTTTCCTTCACCGGTACCTCCATGGCGACCCCGCATGTGACCGGTATTGCCGCTCTGGTGATGCAGGCGCATCAGGATTACAACCCGCAGATGATTAAGGCTGCGCTGATGAACGGCGCGTCCACCCCGATCAAGAATGAGCAGGGTGCGCAGTACGCGGTGGATCGTGTGGGTACGGGCATGGTGAATGCTCGCGCCGCCGTGGACGCGAAGGTTATCGCGTACGATGCGAAGACCCCCGAGCGTGTTTCAACCGCGTTTGGTGTGCTGGAGTACACCCCCGATTCGGGTATTCAGACTGTTCAGCGTGAAATCGTGCTGGACAACACCGATTCGCAGGCTCACACCTACACTCTGAGCTACGAGGCAAGCACGACCATCCCGGGTGTGGAGTACTCCTACCCGCAGCAGGTGAGCGTGGGTGCCGGTGAGCGTAAGAACGTGACCGTGACCGTGCGTATTGACCCGTCCAAGCTGGAGAAGACCATGGACCCGGCGATGAGCGCCGACCAGGTTGCTCAGGACTGGACGAACGGTAAGACTCTGGCTGCTGGTAAGCGCCAGTACATTGCGAGCGCTTCTGGTCGCCTGATTTTCTCTGAGAATGGCCGCGAAGCGATCCGCCAGTCGATTCATGTGGCGCCGAAGCCTGTTTCGGCGATGCGTGTTGATGCGTCCCGTATTGACTACAAAGGCACTGCAGATAAGGAGTCCACGGTGACTCTGCGCGGTACGACCCTGAACCAGGGCGGTTACCGTTCGCTGCTGGGTGCGTTTGAGCTGGGTGCGGTCAGTGACCGCATTCCGTCCGGTCAGCTGAAGCTGCCGTCGAACCAGTCTGTTGACCTGCAGTATGTGGGTGCCGCCTCGGACGCTCCGGCGTTGAAGGCTGCCGGTAAGAACCCGAACGATGGTTCTCTGTTCTTCGGTATTTCGACCTGGGGCACCTGGGACAGCATGCACTGGGGCCGTCAGGTACAGGTGCAGATCGATACGAACAACGACTCCACCGCAGATTACGTTCTGGAAGTAACCCGCGAGAAGGGTCTGGACTACCCGCTGGTGAAGGTCTGGTCCATCTCCGGTAACGCATCCACCGTGGTGGCTCGCTACCCGCTCAACAGCGCCTGGGGCGACACCGACACCAACATCATGGACACCAACACTATGATTCTGGGTGTACCGCTGAAGGACCTGGGCCTGACCGCTGAGAAGGCTCAGAGCATCAAGTACACGGTGCAGACCGACACCTGGTACAACGAGGGTAACTCCTACGTGGACACCACCTCGGCTATCGAGTACTCCCCCTTCAAGCCCGGTGTTTGGTTCACCGGTGAGGAGTCGGGCGTACCCGGCCTGTTCGTGGATCGTGACGGCGGTCAGCTGACCGTTCACCGCAAGAACAACAACAAGGAGCGTCAGGCTCTGTTCCTGCACATGCATAACGCGACCGGTGACCTGAGCGGCCGTAAGACCGCTAACGGTGTTGCCGCTGGCGACCGTGCGCAGGTCGTGAAGGTGGCTCGTACCATCCACGATGCACGTTTCACCGACGTTCCGGCGGATAACCAGTTCTACCGTGAAATCACGTGGATTGCTGCCCGTCAGATTGACCGCGGCTACCAGGACGGCACCTTCCGCCCGCTGAACAACATGGACCGCGCAACCATGGCTGCGTACTTCTACCGCATGAGCGGCTCGCCGCAGTACACCGCACCGTCCACCCCGAGCTTCTCGGATGTTCCGCTCAACCACCCCTACTACAAGGAGATTGAGTGGATGAAGGCTCAGGGCATCACGACCGGCTGGCCCGATGGCACCTACCGTCCGGAGGGTTCGGTGAACCGTGACGCGATGGCTGCGTTCTTCTACCGTTACGCAGGTTCGCCCGAGTACACTGCCCCCGCGCAGGCTCGTTTCACGGACGTTCCGACCGACAAGCAGTTCTACCGCGAGATTTCGTGGCTGGCTGAGCAGGGCGTGACCACCGGTTGGCCCGATGGTTCGTTCCGCCCCGTGGAGCCGGTGCACCGCGACGCTATGGCGGCGTTCGTGTACCGCTACAGCACGGGTGTGCTGAAGGAAAGCCCTGAAATCTAA